A genomic stretch from Halobellus sp. LT62 includes:
- the thsA gene encoding thermosome subunit alpha, producing the protein MIILGEDSQRTQGKDAQSMNISAGKAVAESVRTTLGPKGMDKMLVDSTGNVVVTNDGVTILKEMDIDHPAANMIVEVSETQEDEVGDGTTTAVVVAGELLDQAEELIEQDVHATTIAQGYRQAAEKAKEILEENAIEVGEDDRETLVKIAETAMTGKGAESSKDLLAELVVDAVLAVADDDGIDIDNVSVEKVVGGSIDNSELVEGVIVDKERVHENMPFGVEDANVALFDGALEVRETEIDAEVNVTDPDQLQQFLDQEEEQLKEMVDQLVDVGADVVFVGDGIDDMAQHYLAKEGILAVRRAKSSDLKRLARATGGNVVGSLDDIEADDLGFAGSVAQKDIGGDERIFVEDVEDAKSVTLILRGGTEHVVDELERAIDDSLGVVRTTLEDGQVLPGGGASETELSMELGEFASSVGGREQLAIEAFTEALDIIPRTLAENAGLDPIESLVNLRKEHSDGDTSAGLDAYTGDIVNMEDDGVVEPLRVKTQAIESATEAAVMILRIDDVIAAGDLKGGGSDDGGDEGGAPGGAPGGMGGMGGMGGMGGAM; encoded by the coding sequence ATGATCATTCTGGGCGAAGACTCCCAGCGCACACAGGGTAAAGACGCGCAGTCGATGAATATCTCGGCGGGCAAAGCGGTCGCCGAATCCGTACGGACCACGCTCGGTCCGAAAGGAATGGACAAGATGCTCGTCGACTCCACGGGCAACGTCGTCGTCACGAACGACGGCGTCACGATCCTCAAGGAGATGGACATCGATCATCCCGCGGCGAACATGATCGTCGAAGTCTCCGAGACGCAGGAGGACGAGGTCGGCGACGGCACCACGACCGCCGTCGTCGTCGCCGGTGAACTCCTCGATCAGGCCGAGGAGCTCATCGAGCAGGACGTCCACGCGACCACCATCGCGCAGGGGTACCGCCAAGCCGCCGAGAAGGCCAAGGAGATCCTCGAGGAGAACGCCATCGAAGTCGGCGAGGACGACCGCGAGACCCTCGTCAAGATCGCCGAGACGGCGATGACCGGCAAGGGTGCGGAGTCCTCGAAGGACCTGCTCGCCGAACTCGTCGTCGACGCCGTGCTGGCCGTCGCCGACGACGACGGCATCGACATCGACAACGTCTCCGTCGAGAAGGTCGTCGGCGGCTCGATCGACAACTCCGAGCTCGTCGAGGGCGTCATCGTCGACAAGGAACGCGTCCACGAGAACATGCCCTTCGGCGTCGAGGACGCCAACGTCGCGCTGTTCGACGGGGCCCTCGAAGTTCGCGAGACCGAGATCGACGCGGAAGTCAACGTCACCGACCCCGACCAGCTCCAGCAGTTCCTCGACCAAGAGGAAGAGCAGCTGAAGGAAATGGTCGATCAGCTCGTCGACGTCGGTGCCGACGTCGTCTTCGTCGGTGACGGCATCGACGACATGGCCCAGCACTACCTCGCGAAGGAGGGTATCCTCGCGGTTCGCCGCGCGAAGTCCTCCGACCTGAAGCGCCTCGCCCGCGCGACCGGCGGCAACGTCGTCGGCTCGCTCGACGACATCGAGGCCGACGACCTCGGCTTCGCCGGCTCCGTCGCCCAGAAGGACATCGGCGGCGACGAGCGCATCTTCGTCGAGGACGTCGAGGATGCGAAGTCCGTCACGCTCATCCTCCGCGGCGGCACCGAGCACGTCGTCGACGAGCTCGAACGCGCCATCGACGACTCCCTCGGCGTCGTGCGCACGACGCTCGAAGACGGGCAGGTCCTGCCCGGCGGCGGCGCGAGCGAGACCGAACTGTCGATGGAGCTCGGCGAGTTCGCCAGCTCCGTCGGCGGCCGCGAGCAGCTCGCGATCGAGGCGTTCACCGAGGCGCTCGACATCATCCCGCGCACCCTCGCGGAGAACGCCGGTCTCGACCCCATCGAGTCGCTCGTCAACCTCCGCAAGGAGCACTCCGACGGCGACACCTCCGCGGGTCTGGACGCCTACACCGGCGACATCGTGAACATGGAGGACGACGGCGTCGTCGAACCCCTCCGCGTCAAGACGCAGGCCATCGAGTCCGCCACCGAGGCGGCCGTGATGATCCTCCGCATCGACGACGTCATCGCCGCGGGCGACCTCAAGGGCGGCGGCAGCGACGACGGCGGCGACGAGGGCGGCGCGCCCGGCGGTGCACCCGGCGGTATGGGTGGCATGGGCGGAATGGGCGGTATGGGCGGCGCAATGTGA
- a CDS encoding DICT sensory domain-containing protein: MVLREFIDEFADGSADASLSIVNGEQPPMVARMLNSLFDEQPVAVSEVARVLSDSDVIQLRRDGTVVSQSEFRDVRDAVLAVNSDLYITGSRPLEDVETPAVIRDLEGTRFRVRGYPAGTKGKLLLIEISRYIESLALRHGDGELHTGFQRLSRIVDERGTQRAYEKLADTDLDVHIYGIGEADALASHPVTVHNDDVEEIRRGWFVVFSPPPVSDETGAALIAVTDDDVEWDGIWLIDIDAARKVSGYLSTEYGAE, translated from the coding sequence ATGGTACTCCGGGAGTTCATCGACGAGTTCGCCGACGGGAGCGCGGACGCCTCCCTATCGATCGTCAACGGCGAACAGCCCCCGATGGTCGCCCGGATGCTGAACTCGCTCTTCGACGAGCAGCCGGTGGCCGTCTCGGAGGTCGCTCGCGTGCTCTCGGATTCGGACGTCATCCAACTCCGCCGCGACGGCACCGTGGTTTCCCAATCGGAGTTTCGCGACGTCCGCGACGCGGTTCTCGCGGTCAATTCGGACCTCTACATCACCGGGTCGCGTCCGCTCGAAGACGTGGAGACGCCCGCGGTGATCCGCGATCTCGAGGGAACCAGATTCCGCGTTCGCGGGTATCCGGCCGGCACGAAGGGAAAGCTCCTCCTCATCGAAATCTCCCGGTACATCGAGTCGCTGGCGCTCCGTCACGGCGACGGTGAGCTCCACACCGGATTTCAGCGACTCTCGCGCATTGTCGACGAGCGGGGCACTCAGCGCGCCTACGAGAAACTCGCGGACACCGACCTCGACGTTCACATCTACGGTATCGGCGAGGCCGACGCGCTCGCCTCTCATCCGGTCACCGTCCACAACGACGACGTCGAGGAGATCCGCCGCGGCTGGTTCGTCGTCTTCTCACCCCCGCCGGTTTCCGACGAGACCGGCGCGGCGCTCATCGCCGTCACCGACGACGACGTCGAATGGGACGGTATCTGGCTGATCGACATCGACGCCGCGCGAAAAGTCTCGGGGTATCTCTCGACGGAATACGGCGCGGAGTAG
- a CDS encoding KH domain-containing protein, giving the protein MKHVTIPQDRIGVLIGEGGETMREIESRAEVRLDIDSESGSVAIDDVGDPVSGMVAPDIVRAIGRGFTPESALSLLDGELRTFELVDLESHTRNKNDLKRQKGRLIGENGRTRELMEELTGAEVVIKGTTLGVIGQPEEVEAVRRAVGMILDGAPHGAVYSFLERKHNELTQGFDVRQSG; this is encoded by the coding sequence ATGAAACACGTAACGATCCCCCAAGACCGCATCGGCGTCCTCATCGGCGAGGGGGGTGAGACGATGCGCGAGATCGAAAGTCGCGCCGAAGTCCGTCTCGACATCGATTCCGAGAGCGGGTCGGTCGCCATCGACGACGTCGGCGACCCCGTCAGCGGGATGGTCGCCCCCGACATCGTCCGCGCGATCGGTCGAGGCTTCACGCCCGAATCCGCACTGTCGCTGCTGGACGGGGAGCTCCGGACGTTCGAACTCGTCGACCTCGAATCACACACCCGAAACAAGAACGACCTCAAGCGACAGAAAGGTCGGCTCATCGGCGAGAACGGCCGGACGAGAGAGCTGATGGAGGAACTCACGGGCGCGGAAGTCGTGATCAAGGGCACGACACTCGGCGTCATCGGCCAGCCCGAGGAGGTCGAGGCGGTCCGACGCGCCGTCGGGATGATTCTCGACGGTGCGCCGCACGGTGCGGTGTACTCCTTCCTCGAACGGAAGCACAACGAACTCACGCAGGGGTTCGACGTGCGTCAGTCCGGGTAG
- the rio1 gene encoding serine/threonine-protein kinase Rio1, whose protein sequence is MTDSDDYGFLAPDEADAPGDEWEEIDVSDTEADRIARRRDREFDEFRKRLKDADQFKVEQSVFDDATFAAIYKLVQDGHIDAFGGPISTGKEANVYEALGSDDGAERDVAVKIYRINASNFRQMREYLEGDPRFEGIGNDKKQVVLAWTQKEFANLERARQAGVRVPRPIAVERNVLVMELVGLVEERARRLAEVDVENPETAYEVVSEYMRRLHAAGLVHGDLSEYNMIIHDGELVVIDLGQAVTVHHPNAGEFLRRDCRNVAAFFGRQGLDVSEDELYEFVTAVEADPSGDPEAPSDLDDRGDDGRT, encoded by the coding sequence GTGACAGACTCCGACGACTACGGTTTTTTAGCTCCCGACGAGGCTGACGCCCCGGGCGACGAGTGGGAAGAGATCGACGTTTCCGACACCGAAGCCGACAGAATCGCCCGTCGACGGGACCGCGAGTTCGACGAGTTCCGCAAGCGGTTGAAGGACGCCGACCAGTTCAAAGTCGAGCAGTCGGTCTTCGACGACGCCACGTTCGCCGCGATCTACAAACTCGTCCAAGACGGCCACATCGATGCGTTCGGCGGGCCGATCTCGACCGGTAAGGAGGCGAACGTCTACGAGGCGCTCGGCAGCGACGACGGAGCGGAGCGCGATGTCGCCGTGAAGATCTACCGGATCAACGCCTCGAACTTCCGGCAGATGCGGGAGTATCTCGAGGGCGACCCGCGATTCGAGGGGATCGGCAACGACAAGAAACAGGTCGTGCTCGCGTGGACCCAAAAGGAGTTCGCGAACCTCGAACGCGCCCGACAGGCGGGCGTTCGCGTTCCGCGGCCGATCGCCGTCGAGCGCAACGTCCTCGTGATGGAGCTCGTCGGACTCGTCGAAGAGCGAGCGCGAAGGCTCGCCGAGGTCGACGTCGAGAATCCCGAGACAGCCTACGAAGTCGTCTCGGAGTATATGCGTCGACTCCACGCTGCGGGGCTCGTCCACGGCGACCTCTCCGAATACAATATGATCATCCACGACGGCGAACTCGTCGTGATCGACCTCGGGCAGGCGGTGACCGTCCACCACCCGAACGCCGGAGAGTTCCTCCGCCGAGACTGCCGCAACGTGGCCGCCTTTTTCGGCCGGCAGGGCCTCGACGTGAGCGAGGACGAACTGTACGAGTTTGTCACCGCGGTCGAGGCGGATCCGAGCGGGGACCCCGAGGCACCGAGCGATCTCGACGACCGCGGTGACGACGGCCGGACCTGA
- the eif1A gene encoding translation initiation factor eIF-1A, with translation MSDDENGGRRDLRMPDDDEVFAVVTNMLGANRVKVRCADGVERTARIPGRMQKRIWIREDDVVLVEPWDWQDEKGDITWRYEKSEADQLREEGHIQ, from the coding sequence ATGAGCGACGACGAGAACGGAGGGCGGCGGGACCTCCGGATGCCCGACGACGACGAGGTGTTCGCCGTCGTCACGAATATGCTCGGAGCGAACCGCGTGAAAGTCCGGTGCGCCGACGGCGTCGAGCGCACCGCGCGTATCCCCGGTCGAATGCAAAAGCGGATCTGGATCCGCGAGGACGACGTGGTGCTCGTCGAACCGTGGGACTGGCAGGACGAGAAGGGCGATATCACCTGGCGCTACGAGAAGTCCGAGGCCGACCAGCTCCGCGAGGAAGGACACATTCAGTGA
- a CDS encoding amidohydrolase: protein MATDRLLVSGGRVLHPDASVTEADVLIDRDAGRIEAVESGLSTEYDVSETLDASGGLVIPGLVNAHTHVAMTLLRGYADDKPLDAWLREDIWPAEAELTAEDVRAGTELGLVEMIRSGTTTFADMYFHVPEVVEAVDEAGMRARVGHGVVTVGKDEADARADVEESLDVAREYDGAADGRVRTAVMPHSLTTVDESLFREAIAAAREDGIPIHTHANETADEVDPIVEERGVRPLAYADDLGVLSDADFLAHGVHVDDSEIDLLAERGTAVVHCPASNMKLASGIAPVQKLLDAGVTVGLGTDGAASNNDLDLFDELRDAAMIGKLGADDASAVPAEAAVRMATEGGARALSLPGGRVEVGGAADLAIVDLDAPHLAPAHDLVSHLAYAVRGSDVRHTVCDGQVLMRDRELKTLDEREIVEVARRRAVDLVARAE, encoded by the coding sequence ATGGCAACTGATAGGCTTCTCGTCTCCGGCGGTCGGGTGTTGCACCCGGACGCGAGTGTCACCGAAGCGGACGTGCTCATCGATCGCGATGCTGGGCGGATCGAGGCCGTCGAATCAGGGCTGTCGACCGAATACGATGTCAGCGAGACGCTCGACGCCTCGGGCGGACTCGTGATTCCCGGGCTCGTGAACGCGCACACGCACGTCGCGATGACGCTGCTCCGCGGCTACGCCGACGACAAACCGCTCGACGCGTGGCTGCGGGAGGACATCTGGCCCGCGGAGGCCGAACTCACCGCCGAGGACGTCCGCGCCGGGACCGAGTTGGGACTCGTCGAGATGATCCGCTCGGGGACGACGACGTTCGCGGATATGTACTTCCACGTGCCAGAGGTCGTCGAGGCCGTCGACGAGGCGGGGATGCGCGCCCGCGTCGGCCACGGCGTCGTCACCGTCGGCAAGGACGAGGCCGACGCCCGCGCGGACGTCGAAGAGAGCCTCGACGTGGCCCGCGAGTACGACGGCGCAGCCGACGGCCGGGTCCGGACGGCCGTGATGCCGCACTCACTGACGACCGTCGATGAGTCCCTGTTCCGCGAGGCCATCGCTGCGGCTCGCGAGGACGGAATTCCGATCCACACGCACGCGAACGAGACCGCCGACGAAGTCGACCCGATCGTCGAGGAACGCGGCGTGCGGCCGCTCGCGTACGCGGACGACCTCGGAGTGCTCTCCGACGCCGACTTCCTCGCGCACGGGGTCCACGTCGACGACAGCGAGATCGACCTCCTCGCCGAGCGCGGCACGGCGGTCGTCCACTGCCCGGCGTCGAATATGAAGCTCGCGTCGGGAATCGCGCCCGTGCAGAAGTTGCTCGACGCGGGCGTGACTGTCGGCCTCGGCACCGACGGCGCGGCCTCGAACAACGACCTCGACCTCTTCGACGAGCTGCGAGACGCCGCGATGATCGGGAAGCTCGGCGCTGACGACGCGTCGGCGGTGCCCGCCGAGGCAGCAGTCCGGATGGCGACCGAGGGCGGCGCGCGGGCGCTGTCGCTGCCGGGCGGACGGGTCGAAGTCGGCGGAGCCGCGGACCTCGCGATCGTCGACCTCGATGCGCCCCACCTCGCTCCGGCGCACGACCTCGTGAGCCACCTCGCGTACGCCGTCCGCGGCTCCGACGTCCGACACACGGTCTGCGACGGCCAAGTCCTGATGCGTGATCGCGAACTCAAGACGCTCGACGAGCGGGAGATTGTCGAGGTGGCGCGCCGGCGCGCGGTCGATCTCGTCGCCCGCGCTGAGTGA
- a CDS encoding zinc-binding dehydrogenase, producing MKSTAAVLMGPLESGDFATERPVRTAEIDVEAPTGTEVLIEIGAASLCHSDISMSRGHHDKQYPFVMGHEGAGYVQAVGDDVTTVEVGQQVVLGRMSCGRCEYCRIGRSNLCERRVQARKAGTLRTGARRFRLDGSPIYHCHGVSSFSEYTIVTEEVAIPVTDEIPIRHASLLGCGVFTGAGAVMNTADIEPGADIAIFGCGGVGLSAIQAADVRGAGRVIAVDLVDEKLDLAADLGATHTVNSGVADPVEQIRDIVDDGVDYAFEIVGNVGVAEQAIESLAPLGTAVLVGAPPRGTKETELNYFDVVLGERSIVGSFNGSYDLPTAIPKLAEMVARGRFDLDPLISGERTLDEVNEALSELDSGSGIRQLIIP from the coding sequence ATGAAATCGACCGCAGCCGTCCTGATGGGACCGCTAGAGTCCGGGGACTTCGCGACAGAGCGGCCCGTACGAACCGCAGAGATAGACGTCGAAGCGCCGACCGGAACCGAGGTACTGATCGAGATCGGAGCCGCCAGTCTCTGTCACAGCGACATCTCGATGAGTCGCGGCCACCACGACAAGCAGTACCCGTTCGTGATGGGCCACGAGGGAGCAGGTTATGTCCAAGCCGTCGGCGACGACGTCACCACCGTCGAAGTCGGCCAACAGGTCGTGCTCGGACGGATGTCCTGCGGGCGGTGTGAGTACTGCCGTATCGGACGCTCGAACCTCTGTGAGCGCCGGGTGCAAGCGCGTAAAGCGGGGACACTCCGGACGGGGGCCCGTCGCTTTCGGCTCGACGGATCTCCGATCTACCACTGTCACGGCGTGTCCTCGTTCAGCGAGTACACTATCGTCACCGAGGAGGTCGCGATCCCGGTCACCGACGAGATCCCCATCAGACACGCGTCGCTTTTGGGATGCGGGGTCTTCACCGGTGCCGGCGCGGTGATGAACACCGCGGACATCGAACCCGGGGCGGACATCGCCATTTTCGGGTGCGGTGGCGTCGGGCTCTCCGCGATTCAAGCGGCGGACGTTCGGGGTGCAGGGCGGGTCATCGCGGTGGATCTCGTCGACGAAAAGCTCGATCTCGCCGCGGATCTCGGGGCGACGCACACCGTGAATTCCGGCGTCGCCGACCCCGTCGAACAGATACGTGACATCGTGGACGACGGGGTCGATTACGCGTTCGAGATCGTGGGGAACGTCGGCGTCGCCGAGCAGGCGATCGAGTCGCTCGCTCCGCTCGGAACGGCCGTTCTCGTCGGAGCGCCGCCGCGAGGCACGAAGGAGACGGAGTTGAATTACTTCGACGTCGTGCTCGGCGAGCGGTCGATCGTCGGCTCGTTCAACGGATCGTACGACCTCCCGACGGCCATCCCCAAACTCGCCGAGATGGTGGCACGAGGTCGGTTCGATCTCGATCCCCTCATCAGCGGTGAACGGACCCTCGACGAGGTCAACGAGGCGCTTTCGGAACTGGATTCGGGGTCGGGCATCAGACAGCTCATTATCCCCTGA
- a CDS encoding dihydrodipicolinate synthase family protein: MPYRGRSTYDKLYNALITPFEAGSFEVDYEAYEAFLQYHLSNETFLEHGGLVVNPEAGEVFYMTDDEYEETTQFALDVIDDAVPTFVGVFGLRRDEVLERAESVEAWGADGIFLLPPMGSLEVITAGGSQAYPEVWVDHVRSVADVADLPIIVHPTAPLSAEYGAGLPREPTTAVLREVENVVGWKMTYNAEGYDEIAKAIRELDPEVNVMCASGSYYHEMLDSGAFDGSISGSLNYALEPMLEHYLAWKRGDVAEATEIWEGGLRDLHEYIYAENKTRLHPRYKVATWLRGFISHPYMRPPMPAPSAEEVERIDELLRNTGLETIDTAERERVMNNPVRTL; the protein is encoded by the coding sequence ATGCCATATCGAGGTCGATCCACGTACGATAAGTTGTACAACGCGCTGATCACACCGTTCGAGGCGGGATCGTTCGAGGTGGACTACGAGGCCTACGAGGCCTTCCTGCAGTATCACCTCTCGAATGAGACCTTCCTCGAACACGGCGGTCTCGTCGTCAACCCGGAGGCGGGCGAGGTGTTCTATATGACCGACGACGAGTACGAAGAGACGACGCAGTTCGCCCTCGACGTAATCGACGACGCGGTACCGACGTTCGTGGGCGTCTTCGGGTTGCGCCGTGATGAGGTACTCGAACGGGCGGAATCGGTCGAAGCGTGGGGGGCAGACGGGATCTTCCTCCTGCCGCCGATGGGAAGCCTCGAAGTGATCACCGCCGGGGGATCACAGGCGTATCCCGAAGTGTGGGTCGACCACGTCAGGTCGGTCGCTGACGTCGCCGACCTCCCGATTATCGTCCACCCCACCGCGCCGCTATCGGCCGAGTACGGCGCGGGGCTACCGCGCGAGCCCACAACAGCGGTACTGCGTGAAGTGGAGAACGTCGTCGGGTGGAAGATGACGTACAACGCCGAGGGATACGACGAGATCGCCAAGGCGATTCGCGAGCTCGACCCGGAGGTGAACGTGATGTGCGCCTCGGGCAGTTACTACCACGAGATGCTCGATTCCGGTGCTTTCGACGGGAGTATCTCCGGCTCTCTCAACTACGCGTTGGAGCCGATGCTGGAGCACTATCTGGCTTGGAAGCGCGGCGACGTCGCCGAGGCGACAGAGATCTGGGAGGGTGGCCTCCGCGACCTCCACGAGTACATCTACGCCGAGAACAAGACGCGTCTCCACCCGCGCTACAAGGTGGCCACGTGGCTTCGCGGCTTCATCTCTCACCCGTATATGCGCCCCCCGATGCCCGCACCGTCGGCCGAAGAGGTCGAACGGATCGACGAGTTACTCCGGAACACCGGCCTCGAGACGATCGACACTGCCGAGCGCGAGCGGGTGATGAACAACCCCGTTCGGACTCTCTGA
- a CDS encoding ABC transporter substrate-binding protein yields MRENTMRDSQGYSSNSPTGGSSTSTGRFTNRRKFLAAGAATLAGALAGCSSGGDSGGGDSGDSSSGGTETSGPTTTSNPANGSMESVRMSFVPASATAPIWVAREQGYFEERGIELELATSIAASRVTTQLATGQLDISIGAVGASTFNAISDDIPISLVADEASSTPGLPVGNRYYIRSDLHEDGMSLADVETPVTIALNTTASVSEYMLARSIAVNDNLSWDNINVETMPFPQMISAIDSGAIDIAQIIDPLGPLMEERTDAEFIEYSNQSAPNVQIAGITIGGPFENQRRGVARRWLEAYIEGIRTYYDLGGLASDDVAPLVAEALDNPESSIRTAVPYFHNKNGRLWTDDILAHQEFLACQGYIEETVPAEEIFATDLLEEALDNIGRVPESEERVGEDVFAEWQERSPADWPDFTGHTSPSEFPVDEVCNSPLSGN; encoded by the coding sequence GTGCGAGAAAATACCATGCGGGATAGTCAGGGGTACAGTAGCAACTCACCGACAGGTGGGTCCTCGACGTCGACGGGGCGGTTTACGAACCGGCGAAAGTTCTTGGCGGCCGGTGCCGCAACGCTCGCCGGGGCATTAGCCGGCTGTTCGAGCGGGGGCGACAGTGGGGGAGGAGACAGCGGCGACTCGTCGAGCGGGGGCACGGAAACGAGCGGGCCGACGACGACATCGAACCCAGCGAACGGATCGATGGAATCCGTCCGGATGTCGTTCGTTCCGGCCTCGGCGACCGCGCCCATCTGGGTCGCCAGAGAGCAAGGGTACTTCGAGGAACGGGGGATCGAGCTCGAGTTGGCGACCTCTATCGCCGCATCGAGGGTGACAACCCAACTGGCGACCGGTCAACTCGACATTTCGATCGGCGCTGTCGGGGCCAGCACGTTCAACGCGATCAGCGACGACATTCCCATCAGCCTCGTCGCCGACGAGGCGAGTTCGACGCCCGGACTACCAGTCGGGAACCGGTACTACATCAGGAGTGACCTCCACGAAGACGGGATGTCGTTGGCGGACGTCGAAACGCCGGTGACGATCGCGCTGAACACCACGGCGTCGGTCAGCGAATACATGCTGGCCCGGTCGATCGCGGTCAACGACAACCTCTCGTGGGACAACATCAACGTCGAGACGATGCCGTTCCCACAGATGATCTCCGCGATCGATTCGGGCGCGATCGATATCGCCCAGATCATCGATCCCCTCGGACCGCTGATGGAGGAGCGAACGGACGCCGAGTTCATCGAGTACTCGAACCAATCGGCACCGAACGTGCAGATCGCGGGGATCACGATCGGTGGCCCCTTCGAGAATCAGCGCCGAGGTGTCGCTCGTAGGTGGCTCGAAGCGTATATCGAGGGAATTCGGACGTACTACGACTTGGGTGGCCTCGCGAGCGACGACGTCGCACCGCTCGTCGCCGAGGCGCTCGACAATCCAGAGTCCTCCATCCGGACCGCCGTCCCCTACTTCCACAACAAGAACGGGCGCTTGTGGACTGACGACATACTGGCTCACCAGGAGTTCCTTGCGTGTCAGGGGTACATCGAAGAGACCGTGCCGGCGGAGGAGATCTTCGCGACCGATCTCTTGGAGGAGGCGCTCGATAACATCGGCCGGGTTCCGGAGTCCGAAGAACGGGTCGGCGAGGACGTCTTCGCGGAGTGGCAGGAGCGTTCCCCCGCCGACTGGCCCGACTTCACCGGTCACACGTCTCCGTCGGAGTTCCCGGTCGACGAGGTGTGCAACAGTCCCCTCAGTGGAAACTAA
- a CDS encoding cysteine hydrolase family protein translates to MDSESARFDEAYIPDLIPDSDLAYFEKAGFGARIGWGDAVAIVAVDFTRQFSEDGWPLGRSDTADPAIEATAGLLAAAREHGVPRIHVKGLERRDRLEGTETTQLSKSTAPFDPDEGNEIRPAVAPGEGDIVLRKPGRSAFFGTRLDALLRRYGIDTLIVTGLVTSGCIRGTVVDGFERGYRVIVPPECVADRGTVSHEVTLFDLDMKYADVTPVSEVEDRLAAYAP, encoded by the coding sequence ATGGATTCGGAATCAGCACGATTCGACGAGGCGTACATCCCGGACCTCATCCCCGACTCGGATTTGGCGTACTTCGAGAAGGCGGGGTTCGGTGCTCGGATCGGATGGGGCGACGCCGTCGCCATCGTGGCCGTTGATTTCACCCGCCAGTTCAGCGAGGACGGTTGGCCGCTCGGCCGGTCCGATACGGCCGACCCGGCCATCGAAGCCACCGCGGGGTTACTCGCCGCAGCGAGAGAACACGGCGTTCCGCGCATCCACGTCAAAGGGCTCGAACGTCGGGACCGCTTGGAGGGCACGGAGACAACGCAGCTATCGAAGTCCACGGCCCCGTTCGACCCCGATGAGGGGAACGAGATCCGACCGGCGGTCGCGCCGGGCGAGGGCGACATCGTCCTCCGGAAACCCGGACGGAGCGCGTTCTTCGGGACACGCCTCGACGCGCTCCTCCGGCGCTACGGTATCGATACGCTGATCGTCACCGGACTCGTGACGAGCGGTTGCATCCGCGGCACCGTGGTCGACGGGTTCGAGCGAGGCTATCGGGTCATCGTCCCGCCCGAGTGCGTGGCCGACCGCGGGACCGTCTCTCACGAGGTCACGCTGTTCGATCTCGATATGAAGTACGCCGACGTGACACCGGTAAGCGAGGTCGAAGATCGGCTCGCCGCCTACGCTCCGTAA
- a CDS encoding ABC transporter permease yields the protein MNATTVSKTHLIRAGSVIGILVVWQVLIGVLQVIPAYLVPPPTDVLDALVTLLQTNDFLEHIRITATRVFWASLIASIPGIIIGLAMGWSRTIKALIFPIVGATYPLPKIALLPLLMLVLGVGEGAFIGTAALASTFLVMFNSMRGVSEIGDLYFDVAKDNGVDSPYTYFTEILLPGALPMIFTGLRLTLNTTLLIVISIEFIAARQGLGAFIWTRWSTLQTAQMYAAILVVSVGGIFITYGLAWFADHAIPWKPAAGGVSAE from the coding sequence ATGAACGCGACGACAGTCTCGAAGACGCACCTCATCCGCGCCGGATCGGTGATCGGCATCCTCGTCGTCTGGCAGGTGCTGATCGGCGTGTTGCAGGTCATCCCGGCGTATCTCGTCCCCCCACCGACAGACGTACTCGACGCACTCGTGACGCTGCTGCAGACCAACGACTTCCTCGAGCATATCCGAATCACTGCGACGCGGGTCTTCTGGGCGTCACTCATCGCTAGTATCCCGGGGATCATCATCGGGCTCGCGATGGGGTGGAGCCGAACGATCAAGGCACTGATCTTCCCGATCGTCGGGGCGACGTATCCGCTCCCCAAGATCGCCCTGCTGCCGCTGTTAATGTTGGTCCTCGGTGTTGGCGAAGGAGCGTTCATCGGGACGGCTGCGCTCGCCTCGACCTTCTTGGTGATGTTCAACTCGATGCGGGGGGTCTCCGAAATCGGCGATCTCTACTTCGACGTCGCCAAGGACAACGGCGTCGACTCGCCGTACACCTACTTCACGGAGATCCTGCTGCCGGGAGCGCTCCCCATGATCTTCACCGGACTGCGCCTGACTCTGAACACGACGCTTCTCATCGTGATCTCGATCGAGTTCATCGCCGCCCGTCAGGGTCTGGGAGCGTTCATCTGGACCCGGTGGAGCACACTACAGACCGCACAGATGTACGCCGCTATCCTCGTCGTCAGCGTCGGTGGAATCTTCATCACGTACGGTCTGGCGTGGTTCGCGGACCACGCGATCCCGTGGAAACCCGCGGCGGGCGGCGTCTCGGCGGAGTGA